Proteins from a single region of Caloramator sp. E03:
- a CDS encoding deoxyguanosinetriphosphate triphosphohydrolase: MNIRKQYEELEEKILSPMATLSKNSLGRQNYEEKCSIRTDFQRDRDRVIHSKAFRRLKHKTQVFIAPEGDHYRTRLTHTLEVSQIARTISRAIRLNEDLTEAIALGHDLGHTPFGHTGEKVLNDITSCGFKHNEQSLRVVDCIEGGGGLNLTYEVRDGILCHCGNLEAKTNEGKVVKLADKIAYINHDIDDAMRGGIITLDDLPKECLNVLGNTHSQRINSMIKSVIDYALKFGEIKLSGEVGEATWELREFMFKNVYIGSSAKKEEEKAVHCIKELFKYYMEKPEKMPTEFYERIRKWGVERVVCDYIAGMTDRYALSEYINLFVPLPWGKIY; the protein is encoded by the coding sequence TTGAATATCAGAAAACAATATGAAGAGCTTGAGGAGAAAATATTATCTCCTATGGCAACATTAAGTAAAAATTCATTAGGAAGGCAAAACTATGAAGAAAAGTGCAGTATTAGAACTGATTTTCAAAGGGATAGAGATAGAGTAATACATTCAAAGGCTTTTAGAAGACTTAAACATAAAACTCAGGTATTTATTGCTCCAGAAGGAGATCATTATAGAACGCGTCTTACTCATACCCTTGAGGTGTCTCAAATAGCAAGGACTATTTCAAGAGCAATAAGGCTTAATGAAGATTTAACAGAGGCTATTGCGTTAGGGCATGATCTTGGGCATACTCCTTTTGGACATACAGGAGAAAAAGTTCTTAATGACATAACTAGTTGTGGTTTTAAACATAATGAACAAAGCCTTAGAGTTGTTGATTGTATTGAAGGTGGAGGTGGATTGAATTTAACTTATGAAGTAAGAGATGGTATATTGTGTCATTGTGGAAATCTTGAAGCTAAAACAAATGAAGGTAAAGTAGTCAAACTTGCCGATAAAATTGCATATATTAATCATGATATAGATGATGCAATGAGAGGCGGAATAATTACTCTCGATGATTTACCTAAGGAATGTTTAAATGTTTTAGGTAATACCCATTCCCAAAGGATAAATTCCATGATTAAATCTGTTATAGACTATGCTTTGAAATTTGGAGAAATCAAATTATCTGGTGAAGTGGGAGAAGCAACATGGGAGCTTAGGGAATTTATGTTTAAAAATGTATATATAGGATCAAGTGCAAAGAAAGAAGAAGAGAAGGCTGTGCACTGTATTAAAGAGCTATTTAAGTATTATATGGAAAAGCCTGAGAAGATGCCCACTGAATTTTATGAAAGAATAAGAAAATGGGGTGTTGAAAGGGTAGTTTGTGATTATATTGCTGGCATGACTGACAGATATGCACTTTCTGAATATATAAATCTTTTTGTGCCTTTACCATGGGGAAAAATATATTAA
- a CDS encoding CotS family spore coat protein, translated as MESINKKTDFEFLSFEELKSNILNYYNLVIYDIESIKFKDTEKQRAVYKVITDKGVKCLKKVYYYEEDLLFIYSVIEWLNSRGIHCPRFISTKNGLKFVKYCNNLFILTDWIEGRKCDYNNIDDIKAIAENLGKIHKCSKGFYPVDGSKLRITDKDYLYSYNKHFLQLLELSNTAFRIKDKFSKIYLESFDYNLYKARESIYILSKIDFSKNIGDDVSRNAICHLDYVNKNIIFSEDNNIYVIDFDRTMIDMPVHDISVFLKRILKREKTSWNFDVFLSAIESYEKIRRLSYEEYMLLYAMLMFPQKYWKVSRDYFKNIKECNKDAFITILKKISSQQKDHENFCNKMKNYIYKKFGE; from the coding sequence ATGGAATCTATTAACAAAAAAACAGACTTTGAATTTTTATCCTTTGAAGAGTTAAAATCAAATATATTAAACTATTATAACCTTGTTATATATGACATTGAAAGTATAAAATTTAAAGACACTGAAAAACAAAGGGCCGTATATAAAGTTATTACAGATAAAGGAGTTAAATGTCTTAAAAAGGTATATTATTATGAAGAAGATCTCCTATTTATTTATTCAGTTATTGAATGGCTAAATTCAAGAGGAATACATTGTCCAAGATTTATTTCTACAAAAAATGGGCTTAAATTTGTTAAATATTGTAATAATCTTTTTATATTAACAGATTGGATTGAAGGAAGAAAATGTGATTATAATAATATTGATGACATTAAAGCAATTGCAGAAAATCTGGGAAAAATACATAAATGTTCTAAGGGTTTCTACCCAGTAGATGGTAGTAAACTTAGGATTACAGATAAGGATTATCTTTATAGTTACAATAAACATTTTTTGCAACTTCTTGAACTTTCAAACACAGCGTTCCGTATTAAAGATAAATTTTCTAAAATCTATCTTGAAAGTTTTGATTATAATTTATACAAAGCAAGAGAAAGTATATATATATTATCAAAAATAGACTTTTCAAAAAATATAGGAGATGATGTAAGTAGAAATGCAATATGTCATCTTGACTATGTAAATAAGAATATAATTTTTTCGGAGGATAATAATATTTATGTAATTGATTTTGACAGAACCATGATTGATATGCCAGTACATGATATTAGCGTATTTTTAAAAAGAATTTTAAAAAGAGAAAAAACTTCATGGAATTTTGATGTTTTTTTAAGTGCAATTGAAAGCTATGAAAAAATAAGAAGATTAAGCTATGAGGAGTATATGCTTTTATATGCCATGCTTATGTTCCCTCAAAAGTACTGGAAGGTTTCCAGAGACTATTTTAAAAACATTAAAGAATGCAACAAAGATGCTTTTATTACAATATTAAAGAAGATTTCAAGTCAGCAAAAGGATCATGAAAATTTCTGCAATAAGATGAAGAATTATATATATAAAAAATTTGGGGAGTAG
- the ppdK gene encoding pyruvate, phosphate dikinase: MSGHQKKYVYLFSEGNAGMRNLLGGKGANLAEMTNIGLPVPQGFTVTTEACTRYYEDGQKIGDDIKAQIFEYLQKLEGITGKKFGDPSNPLLVSVRSGARASMPGMMDTILNLGLNDETVVGLAKLTNNERFAYDSYRRFIQMFSDVVMEIDKNKFEKILDAVKEENGAKYDTDLNAENLKEVVRRYKALYKEEKGTDFPQDPKEQLFEAVKAVFRSWNNPRAIVYRRLNDIPSDWGTAVNVQQMVFGNMGETSGTGVAFTRNPATGENKVFGEYLINAQGEDVVAGIRTPQSIDTLKEVMPDCYNEFMKIANILEKHYKDMQDMEFTIEQGKLYFLQTRNGKRTAPAALKIAVEMVQEGLITKEEAILKVDPKQLDQLLHPAFDQTELKGAKEIAKGLPASPGAACGRVYFTAEEAKQHKAAGEKVVLVRVETSPEDIEGMVAAEGILTARGGMTSHAAVVARGMGKCCVAGCGDIQINEEGKYFVANGVRINEGDYISLDGSTGKVYGQKIKTVEPEITGYFGTFMAWADEIRKLKVRTNADTPRDSAQAVKFGAEGIGLCRTEHMFFDEDRIPAVREMIVAKNEEQRRKALAKLLPMQKNDFIGIYEAMEGRPVTIRLLDPPLHEFLPSEDDDIREIANNMGITFEELKATVESLHEFNPMMGHRGCRLAVSYPEIAEMQTTAIIEAAIEVNRKHGWNIIPEIMIPLVGEIKELKYVKDIILKTANEIIEKEGVKLEYKVGTMIEIPRAALTADEIAKEAEFFSFGTNDLTQMTFGFSRDDAGKFLNDYYDKKIFEFDPFAKLDQNGVGKLVKMASEFGRQTRPDIKLGICGEHGGDPSSVEFCHNVGLDYVSCSPFRVPIARLAAAQAQVKNPR; the protein is encoded by the coding sequence ATGTCTGGTCATCAAAAAAAGTATGTTTATCTTTTTAGTGAAGGAAATGCAGGTATGAGAAATCTTCTTGGCGGAAAAGGTGCCAACCTTGCTGAGATGACTAATATTGGTTTACCTGTGCCTCAAGGTTTTACTGTAACCACAGAAGCATGTACAAGGTATTATGAAGATGGACAAAAAATTGGAGATGATATTAAGGCTCAAATATTTGAATATCTTCAAAAATTGGAAGGTATAACTGGAAAGAAATTTGGTGATCCATCAAATCCACTTCTTGTTTCTGTACGTTCAGGTGCAAGAGCATCTATGCCTGGTATGATGGATACAATACTTAACCTTGGACTTAATGATGAAACAGTTGTAGGTCTTGCTAAGTTAACTAACAATGAAAGATTTGCTTATGACAGCTACAGAAGATTTATACAAATGTTTAGCGATGTTGTTATGGAAATAGACAAGAACAAATTTGAAAAAATACTTGATGCAGTAAAAGAAGAGAACGGTGCAAAATATGATACCGATTTGAATGCTGAAAATCTTAAAGAAGTAGTAAGAAGATATAAGGCACTTTATAAAGAAGAAAAAGGAACTGATTTTCCACAAGATCCAAAAGAGCAATTGTTTGAAGCGGTAAAAGCAGTTTTTAGGTCATGGAATAACCCAAGAGCTATAGTTTATAGAAGATTAAATGATATACCAAGTGATTGGGGAACAGCAGTTAATGTACAGCAGATGGTATTTGGAAACATGGGAGAAACATCGGGGACAGGCGTTGCTTTTACAAGAAACCCTGCAACAGGAGAAAACAAGGTGTTTGGAGAATACCTTATTAATGCACAGGGTGAAGATGTTGTTGCAGGTATTAGAACTCCTCAGAGCATAGATACATTAAAAGAAGTTATGCCAGATTGTTATAATGAGTTCATGAAAATTGCGAACATTCTTGAAAAACACTATAAAGATATGCAGGATATGGAATTTACTATAGAGCAAGGAAAACTTTATTTCTTGCAGACAAGAAATGGTAAGAGAACAGCACCAGCAGCATTAAAGATAGCTGTTGAAATGGTACAAGAAGGACTTATAACAAAAGAAGAAGCTATTTTAAAAGTTGATCCAAAGCAGCTTGATCAGCTTTTACATCCAGCATTTGACCAAACAGAGTTAAAAGGAGCAAAGGAAATTGCAAAAGGGCTTCCAGCATCACCAGGTGCAGCTTGTGGTAGAGTATACTTTACAGCAGAAGAAGCTAAACAGCATAAGGCAGCCGGAGAAAAGGTTGTTCTTGTTAGAGTTGAAACATCACCAGAAGATATTGAAGGTATGGTTGCAGCAGAGGGTATTCTTACTGCAAGAGGCGGAATGACATCCCATGCAGCAGTTGTTGCAAGAGGAATGGGTAAGTGCTGTGTGGCAGGTTGTGGAGATATACAGATTAATGAAGAAGGAAAATATTTTGTTGCAAACGGAGTAAGAATTAACGAAGGAGATTACATATCCCTTGATGGAAGCACAGGTAAGGTTTACGGACAGAAGATAAAGACAGTTGAACCAGAAATTACAGGATATTTTGGAACATTCATGGCTTGGGCAGATGAAATTAGAAAGCTTAAAGTTAGAACAAATGCTGATACTCCAAGAGATTCAGCACAGGCAGTTAAGTTTGGTGCAGAAGGTATAGGCCTTTGCAGAACTGAGCACATGTTCTTTGATGAGGATAGAATCCCAGCTGTTAGAGAGATGATAGTAGCTAAAAATGAAGAACAAAGAAGAAAGGCATTAGCAAAGCTTCTTCCAATGCAAAAGAATGATTTTATTGGAATATACGAAGCAATGGAAGGCAGACCTGTGACTATAAGGCTTCTTGACCCACCACTTCATGAATTTTTACCAAGTGAAGATGATGATATAAGAGAAATTGCAAACAATATGGGTATAACCTTTGAAGAGCTTAAAGCAACAGTTGAAAGCCTTCATGAGTTTAACCCAATGATGGGCCATAGAGGATGTCGTCTTGCAGTATCATATCCAGAAATAGCTGAAATGCAGACAACAGCAATTATTGAGGCTGCAATTGAAGTTAATAGAAAACATGGATGGAATATAATACCAGAAATAATGATTCCTCTTGTTGGTGAAATTAAAGAGTTGAAATATGTAAAAGATATTATTTTAAAGACAGCTAATGAAATAATAGAAAAAGAAGGAGTAAAACTTGAATATAAGGTTGGAACAATGATTGAGATACCAAGGGCAGCTTTAACAGCAGATGAAATAGCAAAGGAAGCAGAATTTTTCTCCTTTGGAACTAATGACCTCACTCAGATGACATTTGGTTTCTCAAGAGATGACGCAGGAAAATTCTTAAATGACTATTATGATAAGAAAATATTTGAATTTGATCCATTTGCAAAACTTGACCAAAATGGTGTTGGCAAACTTGTAAAGATGGCATCAGAGTTTGGAAGACAAACAAGACCAGATATTAAGCTTGGAATATGTGGAGAGCATGGAGGAGATCCATCATCAGTTGAATTTTGTCATAATGTAGGACTTGACTATGTATCCTGCTCACCATTTAGAGTTCCAATAGCAAGACTTGCAGCAGCTCAAGCACAGGTTAAAAATCCAAGGTAA
- a CDS encoding helix-turn-helix transcriptional regulator — translation MKLTKRQEEIIELVKKNQPITSEKIAKLLNVTRAALRPDLAILTMTGILEARPKVGYLYSKKGNNNIIYDYIKEITVADIKTKPVVVTEDTIVYDAIIQLFLNDVGTIFVVHNGYLTGAVSRKDFLKIAIGNTDVHKVPVGVIMTRMPNIITVMDEDSAYDAAKKIIEHEVDSLPVIEKVVTEEGKEALKITGKVSKTNITKLFVNLCSM, via the coding sequence ATAAAACTTACAAAGCGTCAGGAAGAAATTATTGAACTTGTTAAAAAAAATCAGCCTATAACAAGTGAAAAAATTGCAAAATTATTAAATGTCACGAGAGCAGCACTAAGGCCTGATCTTGCAATACTTACAATGACAGGAATTCTTGAGGCAAGACCTAAGGTAGGATATTTATATTCTAAAAAGGGAAATAATAACATCATATATGATTATATAAAAGAAATAACCGTAGCAGATATTAAGACAAAGCCTGTTGTTGTTACAGAAGATACAATTGTTTATGATGCAATAATTCAATTGTTTTTAAATGATGTAGGAACTATATTTGTAGTACATAATGGATACTTAACTGGTGCAGTTTCAAGAAAAGATTTTTTAAAGATTGCAATTGGTAATACTGATGTACATAAGGTACCGGTGGGCGTGATTATGACAAGAATGCCTAATATAATTACTGTAATGGATGAAGATAGTGCTTATGATGCTGCAAAGAAAATAATTGAGCATGAGGTTGATTCTCTTCCGGTTATTGAAAAAGTAGTTACAGAAGAAGGGAAAGAAGCTTTAAAGATTACAGGCAAAGTTTCTAAAACAAATATTACAAAACTTTTTGTAAATTTATGTTCTATGTAA
- a CDS encoding DUF4342 domain-containing protein — translation MEEISLEKIDIIRQRTGVGYAQAKELLEKNNGNVVDALIYFEQNQKNFAQNIANVSNDLIETVKDIIKKGNVSRIKIKKDNRVLIDIPVNAGIAAGALGLFYPALIAVGAVAALATKIVIEIERPDGKIDIVNDVIKEKYDDVKEKFEDVKNKAEDAVNNIKEDIGVKLENMNNDENDKDNVDKTE, via the coding sequence ATGGAAGAAATTAGCCTTGAAAAGATTGATATTATAAGGCAAAGAACAGGAGTTGGATATGCACAAGCAAAAGAACTACTTGAAAAAAACAATGGGAATGTAGTAGATGCATTGATTTACTTTGAACAAAATCAAAAAAACTTTGCTCAAAACATTGCTAATGTTAGTAATGATTTAATAGAAACTGTAAAGGATATAATAAAAAAGGGAAATGTCAGCAGGATAAAGATTAAAAAGGACAATAGAGTTTTAATAGATATTCCAGTTAATGCTGGAATTGCTGCAGGGGCTCTTGGATTATTTTATCCTGCACTAATTGCAGTAGGTGCTGTTGCAGCATTGGCAACTAAGATAGTAATTGAAATTGAAAGACCAGATGGGAAAATTGATATTGTAAATGATGTTATAAAGGAAAAATACGATGACGTTAAAGAAAAATTTGAAGATGTTAAAAATAAGGCTGAGGATGCTGTAAATAATATTAAAGAGGATATAGGTGTTAAGTTAGAAAATATGAATAATGACGAAAATGATAAAGATAATGTTGATAAAACAGAATAA
- the recO gene encoding DNA repair protein RecO — MSLINVQGVVLKYIKLGESDKIITLLTDKLGKIDAVAHGARRTKSKFMASTQPFCYGEYQLHKGKNLYTISQSNIINSFQTILMDLDKVAYGMYFLELIDNITENEVKSISILALILKTLYILTHDEVDLRLLRLVFDFKAISISGYMPQIVNCVKCGRRIKEGYFSINRGGMICTDCKDNQAVYGINKETLNNLHIIKNIKLENLRNIKYDEKSINYLQNIMTKYILYQTETDFKSLSILDKIKR, encoded by the coding sequence TTGTCACTTATAAACGTTCAGGGAGTAGTGCTTAAATATATTAAGCTTGGAGAGAGTGATAAAATCATCACTTTATTAACGGATAAACTTGGTAAGATAGATGCTGTAGCTCATGGAGCAAGAAGGACAAAGAGTAAATTTATGGCATCAACTCAACCTTTTTGTTATGGAGAATATCAGCTACATAAAGGTAAAAATCTTTATACTATTAGTCAAAGTAACATAATCAATTCTTTTCAGACTATACTTATGGATCTTGATAAAGTTGCTTATGGTATGTATTTCCTTGAACTTATAGATAATATTACTGAAAATGAAGTTAAAAGTATAAGTATTCTTGCACTTATTTTAAAAACATTATATATTTTGACTCATGATGAGGTTGATCTAAGGCTTTTAAGGCTTGTTTTTGATTTTAAAGCCATATCTATTTCTGGATATATGCCTCAGATTGTTAATTGTGTAAAGTGTGGTAGAAGGATAAAAGAGGGATATTTTAGTATTAACAGGGGTGGAATGATTTGTACAGATTGTAAAGACAACCAAGCAGTCTATGGTATTAATAAAGAAACTTTGAATAATTTACATATAATTAAAAACATAAAATTAGAGAATTTGAGAAATATTAAATATGATGAGAAAAGTATAAATTATCTTCAAAACATAATGACTAAGTATATTTTATATCAGACTGAAACGGATTTTAAAAGCCTTAGTATTTTAGATAAAATAAAGAGATAA
- the era gene encoding GTPase Era, with the protein MTEFKSGFVAIIGRPNVGKSTLLNRIIGEKLSIISNKPQTTRNNIKAIYNGENCQIIFMDTPGIHKPKHKLGEYMVSSAQSVLKEVDVVLFITTPQEDLHPSDKHIIERLKQTKVPIFLVINKVDSVKKEVVAKTIESYTKEYNFKEVIPISALIGNNIDVLLKVLISNLPNGPQYFPPDIMTDQPEKFIVSEIIREKLLHYLKDEVPHGTAVEIVRMFDDKETGITNIDANIYCEKDSHKAIIIGKGGAMLKKIGQDSRIDIERFLGNKVFLQLWVRVKKDWRDSPSLLKYLGY; encoded by the coding sequence ATGACAGAGTTCAAATCAGGATTTGTAGCAATTATTGGTCGTCCAAATGTTGGGAAATCTACGCTGCTTAATAGGATTATAGGTGAAAAGCTTTCTATAATATCAAATAAGCCTCAAACAACTAGGAATAATATTAAAGCAATATATAATGGAGAGAATTGTCAAATAATTTTTATGGATACCCCAGGAATACATAAACCTAAACACAAGCTTGGAGAGTATATGGTAAGTTCAGCTCAGAGCGTTTTAAAGGAAGTCGATGTTGTTTTATTTATAACTACACCTCAGGAAGATCTACATCCATCAGATAAACATATTATTGAAAGATTAAAACAAACGAAAGTTCCAATTTTTCTTGTAATAAATAAAGTAGATTCAGTTAAAAAGGAAGTTGTTGCTAAAACAATTGAAAGCTATACTAAAGAATATAATTTTAAAGAAGTAATACCTATTTCAGCTCTAATCGGAAATAATATTGATGTATTACTTAAGGTTTTAATATCTAACCTTCCTAATGGTCCACAATATTTTCCACCGGATATTATGACAGATCAGCCTGAGAAATTTATAGTATCAGAAATAATTAGAGAGAAGCTGCTTCATTATCTTAAAGATGAAGTTCCCCATGGAACAGCAGTTGAGATTGTAAGAATGTTTGATGATAAAGAAACAGGGATAACTAATATAGATGCAAATATATATTGTGAAAAGGACTCCCATAAGGCAATAATAATAGGAAAAGGTGGGGCAATGCTTAAAAAGATAGGGCAAGATTCAAGGATTGATATAGAAAGATTTCTTGGAAATAAAGTTTTTTTACAGCTTTGGGTAAGAGTTAAAAAGGACTGGAGGGATAGTCCATCTTTATTGAAATATCTTGGTTATTAA
- a CDS encoding cytidine deaminase, which produces MDDFDLIKLANEAKEKAYAPYSKFKVGAAILTKEGKVFTGCNIENASFGSTNCAERTALFKAVSEGYRNFSKIAIVADSEDFTYPCGICRQVIAEFGTDIEVIVANKKLEYKVHQLYDLLPYAFSKKDIERR; this is translated from the coding sequence ATGGATGATTTTGATTTAATAAAATTAGCAAATGAAGCGAAAGAAAAGGCTTATGCACCATATTCAAAATTTAAAGTGGGGGCTGCGATTTTAACTAAAGAAGGAAAAGTGTTTACTGGATGTAATATAGAAAATGCTTCTTTTGGTAGTACAAATTGTGCTGAAAGAACAGCACTTTTTAAGGCAGTTTCAGAAGGATATAGGAATTTTTCAAAGATAGCAATAGTTGCTGATAGTGAAGATTTTACATATCCTTGTGGCATTTGTAGGCAAGTTATTGCTGAGTTTGGAACTGATATAGAAGTTATAGTTGCAAATAAAAAATTAGAATATAAAGTTCATCAACTTTATGATCTTTTACCTTATGCATTTTCAAAAAAGGACATTGAAAGGAGATAA
- a CDS encoding diacylglycerol kinase: MKIKKISDSFNNAIDGIIYTVRTQLNMKIHFTIAIIVLLLSLFFDFSKIEMLILFFTISLVIVLEMINTAIEATIDVIANYYHPLAKIAKNVSAGAVLIAAINSIVVGYLLFFDRLKPITLTVFMKIKQSNTTVVFICLILTVLITIVIKAIYGEGTPLKGGMPSGHSALAFGIATSISLVTSQLLIITLSYFLAFLVAQSRVDAKIHSIFEVVVGAVLGILISILIFKLF, encoded by the coding sequence ATGAAGATAAAGAAGATTTCTGATAGTTTTAATAATGCGATTGATGGAATTATATATACTGTCAGAACCCAACTTAATATGAAAATACATTTTACTATAGCTATAATAGTTCTTCTACTTAGTCTTTTTTTTGATTTTTCTAAAATAGAAATGCTTATTCTATTTTTTACCATATCCCTTGTTATAGTTCTTGAAATGATAAATACTGCAATTGAGGCTACTATAGATGTGATTGCAAATTATTATCATCCTTTGGCAAAAATTGCAAAGAACGTTTCAGCAGGAGCTGTCCTTATTGCTGCTATTAATTCAATTGTTGTTGGATATCTTCTTTTTTTTGATAGGTTAAAGCCTATAACGCTAACTGTATTTATGAAAATTAAACAGTCAAATACTACGGTAGTTTTTATATGCCTTATACTTACGGTATTAATAACAATTGTAATAAAAGCTATCTATGGAGAGGGAACACCGTTAAAAGGAGGAATGCCAAGTGGTCATAGTGCCCTTGCATTTGGCATTGCAACATCAATATCTTTAGTAACTAGCCAATTACTTATAATTACTCTTTCTTATTTTTTAGCTTTCCTTGTAGCACAAAGCCGTGTCGATGCAAAGATACATAGTATATTTGAAGTCGTTGTAGGTGCAGTACTTGGGATACTTATATCAATATTGATTTTTAAGCTGTTTTAA
- the ybeY gene encoding rRNA maturation RNase YbeY translates to MIEFDNRQNKIEFTQEIQDIIEKSIYSTLQHENFSKPYEISVVLTDNDKIKEINKEFRGIDRETDVLSFPMLNEKFIDNNFNFEDINPQTGEVVLGDIVLSLEKAKSQAIEYGHSFEREVSFLTVHSVLHLLGYDHERDEDRIIMRQKEESILEKIGLVR, encoded by the coding sequence TTGATAGAGTTTGATAACAGACAAAATAAAATTGAATTTACACAGGAAATACAAGATATTATAGAAAAGAGCATATATAGTACACTGCAACATGAAAATTTTTCAAAACCTTATGAAATAAGTGTAGTATTAACTGATAATGATAAAATAAAGGAAATAAATAAGGAATTCAGAGGCATTGACAGGGAAACAGATGTATTATCTTTTCCAATGCTTAATGAGAAATTCATTGATAATAATTTTAACTTTGAAGATATAAATCCTCAAACGGGAGAAGTCGTTTTAGGAGATATAGTCCTATCCCTTGAAAAAGCAAAAAGCCAGGCTATTGAATATGGCCATTCCTTTGAACGAGAAGTTTCATTTTTAACTGTTCATAGTGTTCTACATCTTTTAGGGTATGATCATGAAAGGGATGAAGATAGAATTATTATGAGGCAGAAGGAAGAGAGTATATTAGAAAAAATTGGTTTGGTGAGGTAG